The Patescibacteria group bacterium nucleotide sequence ATGCGGAGTCGCCTAGAAAACAGTGGATTACTCCCCGATGTACCGGTCCAATTCTTTCCAGCTCGATCAACAGATCCTCATAGGCGTCGCGACAATGCACAATCACGGGTAAGTCTTGTTCGATAGCCAGACTATATTGTTCGGTAAATATTTCCTTTTGTCTGGCGATTACCTCCGCATGATTTGCGCCGTCAGGTAGCCGGTAGTAATCCAAACCAATTTCGCCGATTGCGACCAAGTGCTGACGATGGTCTCGAGCGAATGTTTTGATTGCCGAATAATCATAATCGGTATCAGCCAAATGTATCGGATGAAAACCAACCGCTGCGTACAATCGTCCAGGATATTTTACAGCCAAATCAATCGCCAACTGGCTATTATCCAGTCGCGAAGCGGGATTAACTACTTTCATATCAGCCGCGATTACCCGATCTATCACATCCGCTCGGTCGGGATCGTAGGCTTTGAAATTCAGATGCGCGTGGGTATCGATCAGCATATTTACGATACCACCGAATCAACCAGCTTCGGCAAAACGAAATTAAACAGGTCGGCTATCCTAATTAGAAACTGGGCAAATTGCGATGCCGCCACCGAATCGGAAAAAACCGATGGACCGATGAAAGACTCCGCCGTCTTGATCACAATGCCGACCACGATAAATCCCTCAATCAAACCCAGCAGCGCGCCGCTGATTCGATTCATAATCGAGAAAAACGGTATGAACTTGAGCCATTGAAAGGTCTTAGCCAGCACCCAGACAAACAGGCCGACCAAACGATTAATTACCAGGAATATAATCACAAAAGCGACTACGGCAGCGGCGGCGTGATTCTTGAAAAATATCGGCTCCAGCCAAACCGCCAGATCGGCATAATTACGGATGGCGATGTAATAGCCGACAAACGTACCCAATAGCGCACCCAATGTCTGAAATAACCCGGCAAAAAACCCAGCCGCGACAAAACCACCGATAAACACAAGCAATAAGATGTCGAAGGTGGCCATGAGTTTGAAACGTTATTCTATGAGTGGATTATACCACTTCTAATGTCTTCACGAAACCGCCGCTTTGTAACGTATTCAAGTTGACAATATTACCAAATTGCCTTACATTGCCATATCGTTCATTTTTACTAAGGTTATAGCTTTATCGCGAGGACGCTTCCCCGCTATTAAGCTGTAGCCTTCCGATAGGTTTCAGCCCGCGACCCGACAGACGGGCCTCGGACCTTTCAACTCCAACGCACGCACACAAGCTAATAACTTGTAGATGACGATGCACGGAGGGGAAAATGTTGATCGCATTCTTGCTTCTGGTGGTACTGGTGTTGGCACTGATCTTTGTGCCATACTTCAGAAACCGGCACAACCAACAGAACAGTCAGCGGTTCCTGGACCGGATCTATCGGGTGAATGGGTCTGTGGTCTACCACAGGCTTACCAACCAAAGATCCTGCGCGTTCGCTATGTCTGACGCCGGTTCGGTCTTGGACAGGCAACGCGGGGAGACGTACAGGGTGTACACCGCCGGAATGATCGTTGTATATGCCTTGGCTGACCAGGCCATCATCAACGATGTCATCAGGTTGTTCACCCGGGGTGACAAGATATCTCCTGAGGATATCGACCTCGCTAAGAGGGTCCTGTTCCGTCAGGATCACATGATGTATGTCCCGTTCCCCTACGGGAAAAAAGAACGGTGCGGGATTCACTATATCGAGTTTGACACGGTGAGTGAAGAAGCGGCCGCCCAGCGTCTCTACAGAGCCCTGGTAGCCCGCAGTCAGCAGTAACCATTATCTTTCCATCGGATCAATGACGATCCCAGCCGCGCGCATACTGTGTCCGCGGCTTTTCTATTTATTTTGTGTAATAGGCCGTGAAATAACTGGTCACCTCAGATAATTTTGACTGCCCAGTTACCTTGGCTGAATTTGTGTTTTCCAGTATGACCAACTCTTTAGATTGTCGTAGATGTACGTATTCCAAAACGGTGCGCATAGTCGGCTTTGAATCAACATACATTTCCTCGACACGATTCGTATTCAAACTTGTTAACGCTGTTAAAGTGACAGCATCCTGCCGATCGGCCTCATCAGACGTGAGATAATGGGAAAAATCAGCACTAGCAATAACAAGTGCGTCTGATGGTAGAAGTACGTTCAGCTGTTTTGCTAAGCTGATTTGATTGGTTTCGCTTGCTGTATTTTTCAGAATGATCGGTACGAACTTTGTGTTTGGCCAGGTTCGCTTGATAAATGACACTTCGGCCGATATGGAATGTTCTTGTGTAAATATTCGTTCATCAACATTTACTAATCCCGAATCAACTAATTCACCAATTAACTCTGTGTCTCGATTTAATATTCCGTAGGGCGTGTTCCAATCACCGTTGGAAGTTAGAATCGGTCCATTGCCAATCTCGTTATGATTGGGGCCGACCACCACTACCACGCTGGGTTTTAATTCTTGAACGCCATCAAACCAGCGCGCAATTTGATGCGATGCCAGCAAGTGATGCGGAATAATCCCGGCCACTACAACAGTCTGTTCGGCCACTGGCTGGTTACCGGTAAAGGCGCGATCGAAAAAAGCTCGATCCATCGAGTAGGAACGCTGAACAATACCACCCGGATTGGAGGTATTGTTCTTGTTTGTTTCGATTGTTTTAGCTGGCCGCGCACAACCAGTCAGTGTCAGCAATATTGCGCTCAATAGCGCCAGCCGTTTCATCTTTAGCGATGTAGCGCGCCGCCCCACTCAACGACGGTAAAGCCTTGGCGTACGGGAGTTTTGATTGTCAGGGGCTGTACCGAAAT carries:
- a CDS encoding TatD family hydrolase, which translates into the protein MLIDTHAHLNFKAYDPDRADVIDRVIAADMKVVNPASRLDNSQLAIDLAVKYPGRLYAAVGFHPIHLADTDYDYSAIKTFARDHRQHLVAIGEIGLDYYRLPDGANHAEVIARQKEIFTEQYSLAIEQDLPVIVHCRDAYEDLLIELERIGPVHRGVIHCFLGDSALAQRFLNLGFHLGFTGIITFTKDEALLDVARTMPLDKMLIETDAPYLAPVPRRGKRNEPVFVKYVAAKVAELRQKSIDDIIEVTGENATKLFNLA
- a CDS encoding CvpA family protein — translated: MATFDILLLVFIGGFVAAGFFAGLFQTLGALLGTFVGYYIAIRNYADLAVWLEPIFFKNHAAAAVVAFVIIFLVINRLVGLFVWVLAKTFQWLKFIPFFSIMNRISGALLGLIEGFIVVGIVIKTAESFIGPSVFSDSVAASQFAQFLIRIADLFNFVLPKLVDSVVS
- the amrB gene encoding AmmeMemoRadiSam system protein B, producing the protein MKRLALLSAILLTLTGCARPAKTIETNKNNTSNPGGIVQRSYSMDRAFFDRAFTGNQPVAEQTVVVAGIIPHHLLASHQIARWFDGVQELKPSVVVVVGPNHNEIGNGPILTSNGDWNTPYGILNRDTELIGELVDSGLVNVDERIFTQEHSISAEVSFIKRTWPNTKFVPIILKNTASETNQISLAKQLNVLLPSDALVIASADFSHYLTSDEADRQDAVTLTALTSLNTNRVEEMYVDSKPTMRTVLEYVHLRQSKELVILENTNSAKVTGQSKLSEVTSYFTAYYTK